The Deinococcus sonorensis KR-87 genome includes a window with the following:
- a CDS encoding DinB family protein, with protein sequence MDAEAFYRYLTQARRELWTTLRALPDETLSQAVIQTEGARCIKDLAVHVAMVEDGWFRAELLGRPLTLEAFWGEPRSADAYWHHQHRSLEDVLAYWTAVEAQTRSDWPALMDVVASGRRATPVDDRPETISADEAVWHVMQHEVRHTAQIVQMIRQLGHTPPSLDLAFMAMR encoded by the coding sequence ATGGACGCCGAAGCTTTCTACCGCTACCTGACCCAGGCCCGCCGCGAGTTGTGGACGACCTTGCGCGCGCTGCCGGACGAAACCCTTTCGCAGGCGGTGATCCAGACCGAGGGGGCCCGCTGCATCAAAGATCTGGCCGTTCACGTCGCCATGGTGGAGGACGGGTGGTTCCGGGCAGAGCTGCTGGGCCGGCCGCTGACGCTGGAGGCCTTCTGGGGAGAGCCTAGATCGGCAGACGCCTACTGGCACCATCAGCACCGGTCGCTTGAGGACGTGCTCGCGTACTGGACGGCCGTCGAGGCACAGACGCGCTCAGACTGGCCGGCGCTGATGGACGTGGTGGCGAGCGGCCGGCGGGCCACGCCCGTGGATGACCGCCCCGAAACCATCTCGGCGGATGAGGCGGTCTGGCACGTGATGCAGCATGAGGTGCGGCACACCGCCCAGATCGTGCAGATGATCCGCCAGCTCGGGCATACGCCGCCCTCGCTGGACCTGGCCTTTATGGCGATGCGTTGA
- a CDS encoding helix-turn-helix domain-containing protein — MANLTTTPTPAPTITTADAAALIGVNLDQVQALIRRRKLPAINVSSGTRPVYRLKHSDVLDFIERRSTTIEVGDE; from the coding sequence ATGGCGAACCTCACCACCACCCCAACGCCCGCCCCGACCATCACCACCGCTGACGCTGCCGCTCTGATTGGCGTGAACCTCGATCAGGTTCAGGCGCTGATCCGGCGCCGCAAGCTGCCTGCGATCAACGTCAGCAGCGGCACCCGCCCGGTCTACCGCCTGAAGCACAGCGACGTGCTGGACTTCATCGAGCGCCGCAGCACCACCATCGAGGTGGGCGATGAGTAA
- a CDS encoding tyrosine-type recombinase/integrase — translation MPNQPRERGVRGAGTVRVVSAKDERPIRVRWEVWVSLPDGEKKRLSGNVSHPNNPAHAKAAGRRALELAKAKASEQRQNVADRFPDMRMSELLEQWLELRAMELRPKTLESYQSVIRLHVLPYLGTKRVRAVNIDVLTEWQQLLAQTSLQRTRVMAHQRVSQALEWAVSRGIISSNPALNRFTKPKKVQAVRQLDVYTEEERGQLVAAGRSDTGPFGMMTAFALVTGMRRGEVLSLKWSDIKGTVAFIHDSMDAQQRSDGTTKTKAGTRRFPLSSVAMKLLDEQRARQDLLRQRAGPLWTETGYVFTTGEGKPQWADNWSRAHARLCRRIGVRHLTIHDARRTYITHALKNGASEETVASQIGHSNTVLLARTYRVTLAEERARVIEVMVPGF, via the coding sequence ATGCCCAATCAGCCGAGAGAGCGCGGGGTGCGAGGTGCAGGGACTGTCCGGGTGGTCAGCGCGAAGGACGAGCGGCCCATCCGGGTGCGCTGGGAGGTCTGGGTGTCCCTGCCTGATGGCGAGAAGAAGCGCCTGAGCGGCAACGTCAGCCACCCGAACAACCCAGCGCACGCTAAGGCTGCTGGGAGGCGAGCCCTGGAGCTGGCTAAGGCCAAGGCCAGCGAGCAGCGCCAGAACGTGGCGGATCGCTTCCCTGATATGCGGATGTCTGAGCTGCTGGAGCAGTGGCTGGAGCTGCGGGCGATGGAACTGAGGCCGAAGACGCTGGAGTCGTACCAGTCCGTGATCCGGCTGCATGTCCTGCCGTACCTGGGCACCAAGCGGGTGCGGGCGGTGAACATTGACGTGCTGACCGAGTGGCAGCAGCTGTTGGCGCAGACCAGCCTGCAGCGCACGCGGGTGATGGCCCACCAGCGGGTCTCTCAGGCGCTGGAGTGGGCGGTGAGCCGGGGCATCATCAGCAGCAACCCAGCGCTGAACAGGTTCACCAAGCCCAAGAAGGTACAGGCAGTGCGCCAGCTGGACGTTTACACCGAGGAGGAGCGGGGCCAGCTAGTGGCGGCGGGCCGCAGCGATACCGGTCCGTTCGGCATGATGACGGCATTTGCCCTGGTGACTGGGATGCGCCGTGGCGAGGTGCTGAGCCTGAAGTGGTCAGACATCAAGGGCACGGTGGCGTTCATACACGACAGCATGGACGCCCAGCAGAGGTCGGACGGGACCACCAAGACGAAGGCAGGCACGCGCCGCTTCCCGCTGAGCAGCGTGGCTATGAAGCTGCTGGATGAGCAGCGGGCGCGGCAGGACTTGCTGCGGCAGCGTGCTGGCCCGCTCTGGACCGAGACCGGGTACGTGTTCACCACTGGAGAGGGGAAGCCCCAGTGGGCTGATAACTGGAGCCGGGCGCATGCGCGGCTGTGCAGGCGGATCGGGGTCCGTCACCTGACCATTCACGATGCCCGCAGGACCTACATCACCCACGCCCTGAAGAATGGCGCTTCGGAGGAGACCGTGGCGTCCCAGATCGGCCACAGCAACACTGTGCTGCTGGCACGCACGTACCGGGTAACTCTGGCCGAGGAGAGAGCGCGGGTGATCGAGGTCATGGTGCCCGGTTTCTAA
- a CDS encoding SGNH/GDSL hydrolase family protein: protein MKRWSVAALLLLTACMPALPHVARPGATPFTDYVAIGDSITAGFQSGGLTAESQRASYAHLLGERGGLDLPMPEVQAPGCPPPVNVGGPRNCARAMPDVVSNVVAVPGAKVGDVLESTDTHVTNPDPQLYDPDLYRAILGPNTTQLQAALARHPKFVTIWIGNNDVLLPTLRGQPDQSTPLDQFRTSYASLLSQLKAGGVEHLLVMTVPDVTRVPALIPVRLLRLAGVVDASCQGQNVYFGSVVVGRASKERPLSCSSPDALTAEEYARAQQIVTQYNSAIRTLAAEYGAPVFDVNTVLDRLPGRPLIPTAASPFGRSFSLDGVHPSNFAHQRFARELAVFINQQFGTDLDIRP, encoded by the coding sequence ATGAAGCGATGGAGCGTTGCCGCCCTGCTGCTGCTGACCGCGTGTATGCCTGCCCTGCCGCATGTGGCCCGGCCGGGCGCCACTCCATTTACCGACTACGTGGCGATCGGGGACAGCATCACGGCCGGGTTTCAGTCGGGCGGCCTGACCGCCGAGTCGCAGCGGGCCTCCTACGCCCACCTGCTGGGGGAGCGCGGTGGCCTGGACCTGCCGATGCCGGAGGTGCAGGCGCCCGGCTGCCCGCCGCCGGTGAACGTGGGCGGCCCCAGGAACTGTGCCCGCGCGATGCCGGACGTCGTCTCGAACGTGGTCGCGGTGCCCGGCGCCAAGGTGGGCGACGTGCTGGAAAGCACCGACACGCACGTCACCAACCCCGACCCGCAGCTGTACGACCCGGACCTCTACCGGGCCATCCTGGGGCCGAACACGACCCAGCTGCAGGCGGCCCTGGCCCGCCACCCGAAATTCGTCACCATCTGGATCGGCAACAACGACGTGCTGCTGCCGACCCTGCGTGGCCAGCCGGACCAGTCCACGCCACTCGACCAGTTCCGGACCAGCTACGCGTCACTGCTGAGCCAGCTGAAAGCGGGCGGCGTGGAGCACCTCCTGGTGATGACGGTGCCGGACGTGACGCGGGTGCCGGCCCTGATTCCGGTGCGGCTGCTGCGGCTGGCCGGCGTGGTGGATGCCAGCTGCCAGGGCCAGAACGTCTACTTCGGCAGCGTGGTGGTCGGCCGTGCCAGCAAGGAGCGGCCGCTGTCCTGCAGCTCACCCGACGCGCTGACCGCCGAGGAATACGCCCGGGCGCAGCAGATCGTCACGCAGTACAACAGCGCGATCCGGACGCTGGCCGCCGAGTACGGCGCGCCGGTCTTCGACGTGAACACGGTGCTCGACAGGCTGCCGGGCCGCCCGCTGATTCCCACCGCCGCCTCTCCCTTCGGCCGATCCTTCAGTCTGGACGGGGTTCATCCCAGCAACTTCGCCCACCAGCGCTTCGCGCGGGAGCTGGCCGTGTTCATCAACCAGCAGTTCGGCACCGACCTGGACATCCGGCCCTGA
- a CDS encoding glycoside hydrolase family 13 protein: MSIRTPDWVKDAVFYQIFPDRFARSTRVRKAGHLQAWGDAPETNRYQGGDLLGVVERLDHIASLGVNAIYFCPVFQSASNHRYHTHDYYQVDPMLGGNDALRELVDAAHARGIRVVLDGVFNHASRGFFQFNDILEQGEGSAYLDWFHVGPFPLSPYDDRHPAHYQAWWGNRALPKFNTNTQAVREFLWDVAEYWMRFGIDGWRLDVPNEIDDDEFWREFRRRVKAINPEAYIVGEIWGDAHRWLAGDQFDAVMNYPFTRPCLAYFGAHTLDNRMNEVSGTGIVHPMTAEQFAERMATVSQMYSLEIVQAQLNLLDSHDTARYLTAVGGDHTAHLLALTFQLTYLGAPCLYYGDEIGLPGGPDPDCRRAFPWDQPDAWHLPTLALIRRLTAARHSSRALQRGTFEVLYAGHDLLAYRRVYAREAVHVLMNTALQPQMATLGGLVPGRYRDALSGQEYQLHESAYLEVPARGALLLMRQV; this comes from the coding sequence GTGAGTATTCGCACCCCCGACTGGGTCAAGGACGCCGTGTTCTACCAGATCTTTCCTGACCGTTTCGCCCGCAGCACGCGGGTTCGCAAAGCCGGCCACCTGCAGGCCTGGGGTGACGCGCCCGAGACCAACCGCTACCAGGGTGGCGACCTGCTGGGCGTGGTGGAGCGCCTGGACCACATCGCCTCGCTGGGCGTCAACGCCATCTACTTCTGTCCGGTGTTCCAGTCGGCCAGCAATCACCGCTACCACACCCACGACTACTACCAGGTGGACCCGATGCTGGGCGGCAACGACGCCCTGCGCGAACTGGTGGACGCCGCGCACGCCCGCGGCATCCGGGTGGTGCTGGACGGGGTGTTCAACCACGCCTCCCGAGGCTTTTTCCAGTTCAACGACATTCTGGAGCAGGGCGAGGGCAGCGCGTACCTGGACTGGTTCCACGTGGGGCCGTTTCCGCTCAGCCCCTACGACGACCGCCACCCGGCCCACTATCAGGCGTGGTGGGGCAACCGGGCGCTGCCCAAGTTCAACACCAACACCCAGGCGGTGCGCGAGTTCCTGTGGGACGTGGCCGAGTACTGGATGCGCTTCGGCATCGACGGCTGGCGGCTGGACGTGCCGAACGAGATCGATGACGACGAGTTCTGGCGCGAGTTCCGCCGCCGGGTGAAGGCCATCAACCCGGAGGCCTACATCGTGGGCGAGATCTGGGGTGACGCGCACCGCTGGCTGGCCGGCGACCAGTTCGACGCCGTCATGAACTACCCGTTCACCCGGCCCTGCCTGGCGTACTTCGGGGCGCACACCCTCGACAACCGCATGAACGAGGTCAGCGGCACCGGGATCGTGCATCCGATGACCGCCGAGCAGTTCGCCGAGCGGATGGCCACCGTGTCGCAGATGTACAGCCTGGAGATCGTGCAGGCGCAGCTGAACCTGCTGGACAGCCACGACACCGCGCGCTATCTCACGGCGGTGGGCGGCGACCACACCGCGCACCTGCTGGCCCTGACCTTCCAGCTGACGTACCTGGGCGCTCCCTGCCTGTACTACGGCGACGAGATCGGGCTGCCGGGCGGCCCGGACCCGGACTGCCGGCGGGCCTTTCCCTGGGATCAGCCGGACGCGTGGCACCTGCCCACCCTGGCGCTGATCCGCCGGCTGACGGCGGCCCGCCACAGCAGCCGGGCGCTGCAGCGCGGCACCTTCGAGGTGCTGTATGCCGGCCACGACCTGCTGGCCTACCGGCGCGTGTACGCCCGCGAGGCGGTGCACGTCCTGATGAACACCGCCCTGCAGCCGCAGATGGCCACCCTGGGCGGGCTGGTGCCGGGCCGCTACCGCGACGCCCTGAGCGGCCAGGAGTACCAGCTTCACGAGAGCGCGTACCTGGAAGTGCCGGCCCGCGGCGCGCTGCTGCTGATGCGTCAGGTGTGA
- a CDS encoding HD domain-containing protein, whose translation MWRRRLTLPRRWPPGALLVGGAARDLLRGAAPGDWDWAAPDPELAAEWLGRQLDGAVFALDQERGYYRVVGPAEEQHDVVPLPADLTSELLRRDFTVNALALAPDGQVHDPSEGQRDLRARTLRMVSEANLRSDPLRLLRAARLSITLGFRIEPQTREAVIRLAGEDWPSPAAERVREELHALLLHPQAARGVRLLEELHLLQRWLPELREGLGVEQGGFHHLDVFQHNVEALHQLVQRFPEAPLALRWATLLHDVGKPRSRSMEGGQTHYYGHARLGAELAGSMLARLKAPAALETRVSALVAAHMVPLPQNEREARRFVHRRRELLPDLLQLMLADREAARGPQSSAASRRYYQQGMDRVLAALEEQPSAPAPLLRGQEVMQLLSLAPGPAVGEAVAALAEARALGEIHTPEEARVWLRDWAERRG comes from the coding sequence ATGTGGCGCAGGCGGCTGACCCTGCCCCGGCGCTGGCCGCCGGGGGCGCTGCTGGTGGGCGGGGCGGCCCGTGACCTGCTGCGTGGTGCCGCTCCGGGCGACTGGGACTGGGCCGCCCCCGATCCTGAGCTGGCCGCGGAATGGCTGGGCCGGCAGCTGGACGGCGCCGTCTTCGCCCTCGATCAGGAGCGTGGGTATTACCGGGTGGTCGGTCCAGCGGAGGAGCAGCATGACGTGGTGCCGCTGCCCGCCGACCTGACGTCGGAACTGCTGCGCCGCGACTTCACGGTGAACGCGCTGGCCCTGGCCCCGGACGGACAGGTGCATGACCCCTCCGAAGGGCAGCGGGACCTGCGCGCCCGCACCCTGCGGATGGTCAGCGAGGCCAACCTCCGCTCCGATCCGCTGCGCCTGCTTCGGGCGGCGCGGCTGTCCATCACGCTGGGCTTCCGCATCGAGCCGCAGACCCGGGAGGCCGTGATCCGGCTGGCCGGCGAGGACTGGCCATCTCCGGCAGCGGAGCGCGTCCGCGAGGAACTGCACGCGCTGCTGCTGCATCCACAGGCGGCGCGCGGGGTGCGGCTGCTCGAAGAGCTGCACCTGCTGCAGCGCTGGCTGCCAGAGCTGCGCGAGGGGCTGGGAGTGGAGCAGGGCGGCTTTCATCACCTGGACGTGTTCCAGCACAACGTGGAGGCGCTGCACCAGCTGGTGCAGCGCTTTCCAGAGGCGCCGCTGGCCCTGCGCTGGGCCACCCTGCTGCACGACGTGGGCAAGCCGCGCAGCCGCAGCATGGAGGGCGGCCAGACCCACTACTACGGCCACGCCCGGCTCGGCGCTGAGCTGGCCGGAAGCATGTTGGCCCGGCTGAAGGCGCCCGCCGCCCTGGAAACGCGGGTGTCTGCTCTGGTCGCCGCGCATATGGTGCCGCTGCCACAGAACGAGCGCGAGGCCCGGCGCTTCGTACACCGCCGCCGTGAGCTGCTGCCGGACCTGCTGCAGCTGATGCTGGCGGACCGGGAGGCGGCCCGTGGCCCGCAGTCCAGCGCCGCTTCCCGTCGGTACTATCAGCAGGGCATGGACCGGGTGCTGGCCGCCCTGGAGGAGCAGCCGAGCGCGCCCGCGCCGCTGCTGCGCGGCCAGGAGGTGATGCAGCTGCTGTCTCTGGCGCCCGGACCAGCGGTGGGGGAGGCGGTCGCCGCACTGGCCGAGGCGCGGGCGCTGGGTGAGATCCACACCCCGGAGGAGGCGCGGGTGTGGCTGCGGGACTGGGCGGAGCGGCGCGGCTGA
- a CDS encoding AAA family ATPase codes for MTPLTPRRVIVTGTTGSGKTTLARAVAGKLGVPHAEQDAWNHLPGWQEAPLEQFRASVARFTAQDGWVMDGNYTKAQDIGWARADTLIWLDYPAPLVFWRLLRRTLRRGLTREELWNGNREQLGLNLLSRDGILAWFFRTHWQRRRTVPAQLARFPHLQVLHFSTPNEAERWLRQL; via the coding sequence ATGACGCCTCTCACCCCGCGCCGCGTGATCGTGACCGGAACCACCGGCAGCGGCAAGACCACGCTGGCCCGCGCCGTGGCCGGGAAGCTGGGGGTGCCGCATGCCGAGCAGGACGCCTGGAACCACCTGCCCGGCTGGCAGGAGGCGCCGCTGGAGCAGTTTCGGGCGTCGGTGGCGCGCTTCACGGCCCAGGACGGCTGGGTGATGGACGGCAACTACACCAAAGCGCAGGACATCGGCTGGGCGCGGGCCGACACCCTCATCTGGCTGGACTACCCGGCCCCGCTGGTGTTCTGGCGGCTGCTGCGGCGCACGCTGCGGCGTGGCCTGACGCGAGAAGAACTATGGAACGGCAACCGGGAACAGCTGGGCCTGAACCTGCTCTCGCGGGACGGCATTCTGGCGTGGTTCTTCCGCACCCACTGGCAGCGGCGGCGCACCGTGCCGGCTCAGCTGGCCCGCTTCCCGCACCTTCAGGTCCTGCACTTCAGCACGCCGAACGAAGCGGAGCGCTGGCTGCGGCAGCTGTGA